From Strix uralensis isolate ZFMK-TIS-50842 chromosome 1, bStrUra1, whole genome shotgun sequence, a single genomic window includes:
- the ESCO1 gene encoding N-acetyltransferase ESCO1 — protein MAAQKRKSVLVEPSAKRPKLDKNSKPSSVKKEKEVSDTKHVSNKSKPSQCAVQEKTVLKTSVKSNSDNTNEPELGMRMTTRSSGFNSNNKTIPDKKVQQQPKSTKHKEVCQKKSVQEIPKSKCIIAPNEPVMRRSQRLQQLTNVHVPARSLRNREVKEEKALEVKQSSQAKRQAHSVAVKVLKSAGEKTEQKNTKIKPNNTNEDKEIHVEVTSSLKEKKCKADNKDDNSNSIQHSLQGSSVCPDETLGEVKKDQMGPVSPIPSNTKKVETDSLKPNSKTVTKEKQQMHHNVKSSTKQKKISQPSVSETNVADQPENDAKSKRVSILELCEEIAGEIESDTVEVKKDSPNAEYRKPEEKHAEIQLQQSEMLTQKEPSQSTQCKRFFPSKKGMPVKCTLNGRSNSSNKNSKWTKIKLLKASNMKQSNLSSANAPKLSLLKDYPEVSEASQMATEAELSKAQGNLSITGLSENESATCVQEKSDPSSERAGAKEVTLEIKQPTKRGAENGLLRNLTKHLCEPRPDERFRLHLESSPESSPVKYVTAPKPPKQLKKEPGESESQGLAPKQLTPASFTNQTSETENRVPLSNPSLASKCSNFLPSEEHIQKLKEAGKDADKQLIIDAGQKRFGAISCNICGMLYTASNPEDETQHLLFHNQFISAVKYVGWKKERILAEYPDGKIIMVLPDDPKYALKKVEEIREMVDNDLGFQQAPLMCYSRTKTLLFISNDKKVIGCLIAEHIQWGYRVIEEKVPEVSSENEKVIFERQKAWCCSTSPEPAICGISRIWVFSMMRRKKIASRMIECLRSNFIYGSYLSKEEIAFSDPTPDGKLFATQYCGTGQFLVYNFLNGQHQT, from the exons ATGGCAGCTCAGAAAAGGAAGTCTGTGTTAGTAGAGCCTTCTGCTAAACGTCCAAAGCTGGACAAGAACAGCAAACCATCATcggtgaagaaggaaaaagaggtgTCAGATACAAAACATGTCTCAAATAAATCAAAGCCTAGTCAGTGTGCAGTGCAGGAGAAAACTGTGCTCAAAACCTCTGTCAAATCAAACAG TGACAACACCAATGAACCTGAACTAGGAATGCGTATGACTACAAGATCGTCAGGATTCAACTCGAATAATAAAACAATACCTGACAAAAAGGTCCAACAGCAGCCTAAATCTACAAAACATAAGGAGGTATGCCAGAAGAAATCTGTGCAAGAAATTCCAAAGTCAAAATGCATAATTGCGCCAAATGAGCCAGTAATGAGGAGATCACAGAGACTGCAGCAGTTAACAAATGTACATGTACCAGCAAGATCCCTGCGCAACAGagaagttaaagaagaaaaagctttggaAGTTAAACAAAGTAGCCAGGCAAAAAGACAAGCTCACAGTGTTGCAGTAAAAGTACTTAAATCTGCTGGAGAGAAGACGGAACAgaagaacacaaaaataaagcCAAACAATACAAATGAGGATAAAGAAATACATGTAGAAGTGACCAGctctctgaaagagaaaaaatgtaaagcagaCAATAAAGATGATAATTCCAACAGCATTCAACACAGCCTTCAAGGGTCATCAGTATGTCCTGATGAAACTCTTGGGGAAGTTAAGAAAGACCAAATGGGCCCTGTATCTCCTATTCCTAGCAACACAAAGAAAGTGGAAACAGATTCTCTTAAGCCAAATTCTAAGACAGTAACtaaggaaaaacaacaaatgcaTCACAACGTAAAAAgcagtacaaaacaaaaaaagatttcaCAGCCATCTGTAAGTGAAACAAATGTGGCTGATCAACCAGAGAACGATGCAAAATCCAAAAGGGTAAGCATCCTTGAACTTTGTGAAGAAATTGCAGGTGAGATTGAGTCAGATACGGTAGAGGTGAAAAAAGATTCTCCTAATGCTGAGTatagaaaaccagaagaaaagcatGCTGAAATACAGCTTCAACAAAGTGAAATGCTTACTCAGAAAGAACCTAGTCAAAGTACTCAGTGCAAACGTTTTTTCCCTAGCAAAAAAGGAATGCCTGTCAAATGCACTTTGAATGGTAGAAGTAACTCCTCAAACAAAAACTCTAAATGGACCAAAATTAAATTGCTGAAAGCTAGTAACATGAAGCAAAGTAACTTAAGTTCTGCAAATGCCCCCAAGCTTTCCTTGTTAAAAGATTACCCTGAAGTTTCAGAGGCAAGTCAAATGGCTACAGAAGCAGAGCTTTCGAAGGCACAAGGCAACCTGTCAATAACAGGACTCTCTGAGAATGAAAGTGCAACTTGTGTGCAGGAGAAATCAGATCCTTCATCTGAAAGAGCTGGAGCTAAAGAAGTGACATTAGAAATAAAACAGCCCACAAAGAGAGGTGCAGAAAATGGTTTGTTGCGTAATTTGACAAAACATTTATGTGAGCCAAGACCAGATGAG AGATTTCGATTACATTTGGAATCAAGTCCAGAAAGTTCTCCAGTAAAGTATGTTACAGCTCCTAAACCaccaaaacaattaaaaaaagaacccGGAGAAAGTGAATCTCAAG GTTTGGCTCCCAAGCAGTTGACACCTGCTTCATTTACAAATCAAACTTCTGAAACTGAGAACAG GGTTCCATTGTCAAATCCTTCATTAGCATCAAAATGCAGTAACTTCCTACCATCTGAGGAACATATTCAGAAGCtcaaagaagcaggaaaagatgCTGATAAGCAGCTGATCATA gatgcAGGACAGAAGAGATTTGGTGCTATTTCCTGTAATATTTGTGGAATGCTTTATACTGCGTCAAATCCAGAGGATGAAACCCAACATCTGCTATTTCATAACCAGTTCATAAGTGCTGTAAAATATGTG ggTTGGAAAAAGGAGAGAATTTTGGCTGAATATCCCGACGGAAAGATAATAATGGTTCTTCCTGATGACCCAAAGTATGCCCTTAAAAAG GTTGAAGAAATTAGAGAAATGGTAGACAATGACTTGGGATTTCAGCAAGCTCCGCTCATGTGTTACTCTAGAACTAAaactcttctttttatttctaacgACAAAAAAGTTATCGGCTGTTTAATTGCAGAACATATCCAGTGG GGCTACAGAGTTAtagaagagaaggttccagaaGTCAGTTCAGAAAACGAGAAAGTCATATTTGAAAGACAGAAAGCATGGTGCTGTTCAACCTCTCCAGAACCTGCTATTTGTGGGATTAGTCGAATATGGGTATTCAGCATGATGCGTCGAAAGAAGATTGCTTCTCGGATGATAGAGTGTCTTAg